Proteins from one Flavobacterium sp. N2038 genomic window:
- a CDS encoding porin family protein gives MKTSIKPKYDMRILFSCLFLVSFFNAFSQEEVKTEVKPVVKIDSLYREDQFYFTVTYNMFTDLPDNFKQNKFSAGLSGGFLRDMPINKARTYAIAAGIGLSYQNYYQNLTVSRDGSDAIVYSVSNYGEFVSNRYKQYSVDVPIEFRWRTSTFESTKFWRVYLGVKLSYVFSSSSLLDDGEVKYKIKNNTDINKFQYGPYLSAGFNTWNIYVYYGLNPLYKSATTLSGEKINLKTLNAGLIFYIL, from the coding sequence TTGAAAACTTCCATTAAACCAAAATACGATATGCGAATTCTTTTTAGTTGTTTGTTTTTAGTTTCGTTTTTCAATGCTTTTTCTCAGGAAGAAGTAAAAACCGAAGTAAAACCAGTCGTTAAAATCGATTCTTTGTATCGTGAAGATCAGTTTTATTTTACTGTAACCTACAATATGTTTACAGATTTACCGGATAATTTTAAGCAAAACAAATTCTCTGCCGGACTTTCGGGTGGTTTTTTGCGTGATATGCCTATCAATAAAGCCCGTACATATGCAATTGCTGCAGGTATAGGTTTGAGTTATCAAAATTATTACCAAAATCTTACCGTGTCCAGAGACGGGTCGGATGCGATAGTTTATAGTGTTTCAAATTATGGAGAGTTTGTTTCTAATCGATACAAACAATATAGTGTAGATGTTCCTATAGAATTTAGATGGCGTACTTCAACTTTTGAAAGCACTAAATTTTGGAGGGTATATTTGGGCGTAAAATTAAGTTATGTGTTCTCAAGTTCTTCTCTTTTGGATGATGGTGAAGTGAAATACAAAATAAAGAACAATACAGATATCAATAAATTTCAATATGGCCCCTATCTTTCGGCAGGGTTTAATACCTGGAATATTTATGTTTATTATGGGTTAAATCCTTTATATAAATCAGCGACCACCTTAAGTGGTGAAAAGATTAATTTAAAAACGCTGAATGCCGGATTGATATTCTATATTCTATAG